One genomic region from Phragmites australis chromosome 1, lpPhrAust1.1, whole genome shotgun sequence encodes:
- the LOC133919412 gene encoding brassinosteroid LRR receptor kinase BRI1-like has translation MESLGLVTVVSLFVVVAVSAAAADDDAQMLEQFKAAVPSHPELRGWSAAEGACRFPGAGCRGGRLTSLSLAGVSLNADFRAVAGTLLQLGSLEVLSLRGANVSGALAVAGGARCGSKLQTLDLSGNAGLRGSVADVEALAAVCGGLRTLNLSGDGVGVKSGGGGGSGFAGLDALDLSNNKISSDGDLRWMLGAGVGSVRWLDLSGNKISGGFTEFTNCSGLEYLDLSGNLIAGEVAGGSLSNCRALRTLNLSGNHLVGAFPPDVAGLTSLTMLNLSNNNFSNELPGDAFTGLQQLKVLSLSFNHFNGIIPASVAALPELDVLDLSSNHFSGTIPSSICQDPNSSLRMLYLQNNYLTGSIPESISNCTRLESLDLSLNNINGSLSASLGALGELRDLILWQNELEGEIPASLSSMQKLEHLILDYNGLTGSIPPELAKCKQLNWISLASNRLSGPIPSWLGQLSNLAILKLSNNSFSGPIPSELGDCQSLVWLDLNSNQLNGSIPAELAKHSGKMTVGLVIGRPYVYLRNDELSSECRGKGSLLEFTSIRSEDLSRMPSKKLCNFTRMYMGSTEYTFNKNGSMIFLDLSFNQLDSEIPKELGNMYYLMIMNLGHNLLSGVIPPELAGAKKLAVLDLSHNQLEGPIPGSFSLLSLSEINLSNNLLNGSIPELGSLATFPKSQYENNSGLCGFPLPACDHNAGPSASDDHQSHRKQASLAGSVAMGLLFSLFCIFGIVIIAIESKKRKQKNEEASSSRDIYIDSCSHSGTMNSNWRLSGTNARSINLAAFEKPLQKLTLGDLVEATNGFHNDSLIGSGGFGDVYKAQLKDGRIVAIKKLIHVSGQGDREFTAEMETIGKIKHRNLVPLLGYCKVGDERLLVYDYMKFGSLEDVLHDRKKTGMKLNWTERRKIAIGAARGLAFLHHNCIPHIIHRDMKSSNVLIDESLEARVSDFGMARMMSVVDTHLSVSTLAGTPGYVPPEYYQSFRCTTKGDVYSYGVVLLELLTGKPPTDSTDFGEDNNLVGWVKQHTKLKITDVFDPELLKEDPTLELELLEHLKIACACLDDRPSKRPTMLKVMTMFKEIQVGSTVDSKTSSACTGLIDDGGFGVVEMTLKEEKEEKD, from the coding sequence ATGGAATCTTTGGGGTTGGTGACGGTAGTTTCGCTGTTCGTCGTCGTAGCGgtttccgccgccgccgccgacgacgaCGCCCAGATGCTGGAGCAGTTCAAGGCGGCGGTGCCGAGCCATCCGGAGCTCCGAGGGTGGAGCGCCGCCGAAGGCGCGTGCAGGTTCCCCGGCGCGGGCTGCAGGGGCGGGAGGCTCACGTCGCTGTCGCTCGCCGGCGTCTCGCTCAATGCCGACTTCCGCGCCGTCGCGGGCACCCTGCTGCAGCTGGGCAGCCTTGAGGTGCTCAGCCTCCGCGGCGCCAACGTCAGCGGCGCGCTGGCCGTGGCGGGGGGCGCCAGGTGCGGGAGCAAGCTGCAGACGCTGGACCTGTCCGGGAATGCTGGGCTCCGGGGCTCCGTCGCCGACGTGGAGGCTCTGGCCGCCGTCTGCGGCGGGCTGAGAACCCTGAACCTCTCCGGCGATGGGGTTGGTGTGAAgtctggcggcggtggcggctcggGATTTGCCGGGCTAGACGCTCTTGACTTGTCCAACAACAAGATCTCCAGCGACGGAGACCTCCGGTGGATGCTGGGTGCCGGTGTGGGGTCAGTCCGGTGGCTGGACCTCTCCGGAAACAAGATCTCTGGCGGGTTCACGGAGTTCACCAACTGCTCTGGGCTGGAGTACCTCGACCTCTCCGGTAACCTCATCGCCGGCGAGGTGGCCGGCGGGTCCCTATCCAACTGCCGTGCCTTGAGGACGCTTAACCTCTCAGGCAACCACCTCGTCGGTGCGTTCCCGCCGGACGTCGCCGGCCTCACGTCGCTCACCATGCTCAACCTGTCCAACAACAACTTCTCCAACGAGCTCCCCGGCGACGCTTTCACCGGGCTGCAACAGCTCAAGgtgctctccctctccttcaaCCACTTCAACGGCATCATCCCGGCTTCCGTGGCCGCGCTGCCGGAGCTCGATGTGCTCGACCTCAGCTCCAACCACTTCTCCGGCACCATCCCTTCGTCCATCTGCCAAGACCCCAACTCCAGCCTCCGCATGCTGTACCTCCAGAACAACTACCTCACCGGCTCCATCCCGGAGTCAATCTCCAATTGCACCAGGCTCGAATCTCTCGACCTCAGCCTCAATAACATCAACGGGTCCCTATCTGCATCCCTCGGCGCGCTCGGCGAGCTCCGGGACCTCATCCTGTGGCAGAACGAGCTGGAGGGCGAGATACCGGCGTCCCTGTCAAGCATGCAGAAGCTCGAGCATCTCATCCTCGACTACAACGGACTCACTGGCAGCATCCCGCCGGAACTGGCGAAGTGCAAGCAGCTGAATTGGATATCCTTGGCGAGCAACCGGCTGTCCGGGCCCATCCCGTCGTGGCTCGGGCAGCTCAGCAACTTGGCCATCTTAAAGCTCAGCAACAATTCCTTCTCGGGGCCAATACCATCGGAGCTTGGGGACTGTCAGAGCTTGGTTTGGCTGGACTTGAACAGCAATCAGCTCAATGGGTCGATACCGGCGGAGCTGGCAAAGCATTCTGGGAAGATGACCGTCGGCCTCGTCATTGGGCGGCCGTATGTGTATCTTCGCAACGACGAGCTGAGCAGCGAGTGTCGCGGCAAGGGGAGCTTGCTAGAATTCACCAGCATCCGATCGGAAGACCTCAGCCGGATGCCGAGCAAGAAGTTGTGCAACTTCACTCGGATGTACATGGGGAGCACGGAGTATACCTTCAATAAGAATGGATCCATGATATTCCTGGATTTGTCATTTAATCAGCTTGATTCAGAGATCCCGAAGGAGCTTGGGAACATGTACTACCTCATGATCATGAATCTTGGGCACAACCTACTGTCTGGCGTCATCCCACCAGAACTAGCCGGTGCCAAGAAGCTTGCGGTACTCGACCTGTCGCACAACCAGTTGGAAGGGCCTATACCTGGCTCTTTCTCCTTACTGTCCTTGTCTGAGATCAACCTGTCCAATAATCTGCTGAATGGGTCGATTCCGGAGCTCGGTTCACTTGCTACATTCCCCAAGAGCCAGTATGAGAATAACTCTGGTCTTTGTGGCTTCCCGCTGCCGGCATGCGACCACAATGCTGGGCCAAGTGCTTCCGACGATCACCAATCACACCGGAAGCAGGCATCACTCGCGGGTAGTGTTGCTATGGGACTCTTGTTCTCCCTGTTCTGTATATTCGGAATTGTCATCATAGCCATAGAGAGCAAGAAGCGGAAGCAGAAGAATGAAGAGGCAAGTAGCTCCCGTGACATATACATTGATAGCTGCTCACATTCTGGTACTATGAATTCCAATTGGAGACTTTCCGGTACGAATGCCCGCAGCATCAACCTTGCTGCATTCGAGAAGCCACTGCAGAAACTCACCTTGGGTGATCTTGTTGAGGCCACAAATGGCTTCCACAATGATAGCCTAATCGGCTCTGGTGGCTTTGGGGATGTCTACAAGGCCCAGCTCAAGGATGGGAGGATTGTCGCAATCAAGAAGCTAATACACGTGAGTGGCCAGGGTGATCGGGAGTTTACTGCAGAAATGGAGACCATTGGCAAGATCAAACACCGCAACCTTGTTCCTCTCCTTGGCTACTGCAAGGTTGGTGATGAGCGGCTGTTGGTGTATGATTACATGAAGTTTGGCAGCCTGGAGGATGTGTTACACGACCGCAAAAAGACCGGGATGAAGCTGAATTGGACAGAAAGGCGAAAGATCGCAATCGGGGCTGCAAGGGGATTGGCATTCCTCCACCACAACTGCATTCCACACATCATCCACCGAGACATGAAGTCAAGCAATGTGCTGATTGATGAGAGTTTGGAAGCAAGGGTATCTGATTTTGGTATGGCGAGGATGATGAGTGTGGTGGACACACACCTGAGCGTGTCCACTCTTGCCGGCACGCCGGGGTATGTGCCACCCGAGTACTACCAGAGCTTCCGATGCACCACCAAGGGTGACGTGTACAGCTATGGTGTTGTATTGCTTGAGCTACTCACCGGGAAACCTCCGACGGACTCAACAGACTTCGGCGAGGACAATAATCTTGTAGGATGGGTCAAGCAGCACACAAAGTTGAAGATCACCGATGTGTTTGATCCTGAGCTGCTAAAGGAGGATCCAACCCTGGAGCTTGAGCTGCTGGAGCACTTGAAAATTGCTTGTGCTTGCTTGGATGACAGGCCATCGAAGCGGCCAACAATGCTAAAGGTTATGACAATGTTCAAGGAGATCCAGGTCGGATCAACGGTCGACTCAAAGACCTCGTCGGCATGCACGGGATTGATCGATGATGGAGGTTTCGGGGTCGTGGAGATGACCCtaaaggaagagaaggaggagaaggattAG